A genomic stretch from Hemibagrus wyckioides isolate EC202008001 linkage group LG18, SWU_Hwy_1.0, whole genome shotgun sequence includes:
- the tlcd1 gene encoding TLC domain-containing protein 1: MDGWLKEVQRRPVLCVFCSSLAFRLLQTLLKFLPRPHAVRCDPWKNYKWKNLSVSLVHSLLTGTWAVFCVFQYPEMVYDLNLSFTPASYLLVIISTGYFIQDAVDIIISGYARESWEFLLHHVMVIWTFLYAVLTWHYVAGAVVALFVEVNSIFLHLRLMLKMAGVAQDSLLYTINKFINLTTYISFRLGAQSYLTWYILVNFSQLVHAGYFLVSMMLMNIMILIYFYRLLRTDFFSKHSHSNGVRKFVQD, translated from the exons atggatggttggttgaAGGAGGTGCAGCGTCGGCCCGTCCTCTGTGTATTCTGCAGCTCACTGGCCTTCAGGCTGCTCCAGACACTGCTGAAATTTTTGCCCAGACCCCATGCTGTTAGGTGTGATCCATGGAAGAACTATAAATGGAAGAATCTTTCCGTGTCACTCGTCCACTCACTCCTGACCGGCACCTGGGCCGTTTTCTG tgtgtttcagtatccAGAGATGGTGTATGATCTGAACTTGTCCTTCACTCCTGCCTCATATCTGCTTGTCATCATCTCAACAG gGTATTTTATCCAGGATGCCGtagacatcatcatcagtgggTATGCACGAGAATCATGGGAGTTTCTGCTCCATCATGTTATG GTGATCTGGACTTTCCTGTACGCTGTTCTCACCTGGCACTACGTAGCTGGCGCTGTGGTGGCTTTGTTTGTCGAAGTGAACAGTATATTTCTGCACTTGCGCCTCATGCTCAAAATGGCTGGAGTGGCCCAAGACTCGCTCCTCTACACCATTAATAAGTTTATCAACCTCACAACCTACATCAGCTTTCGTCTGGGAGCGCAGTCCTACCTGACATGGTACATCCTCGTGAACTTCTCTCAGCTGGTCCATGCTGGGTATTTCCTGGTGTCTATGATGCTCATGAACATCATGATCCTCATTTATTTCTACCGTCTGCTGCGAACAGATTTCTTCTCCAAGCACAGCCATTCAAACGGTGTCCGCAAATTTGTCCAGGACTGA